A single genomic interval of Argonema galeatum A003/A1 harbors:
- a CDS encoding ribonuclease Z: protein MQITFLGTSSGVPTRSRNVSSVALRLPQRAEFWLFDCGEGTQHQLLRSDLKISQLTRIFITHLHGDHIFGLMGLLATAGLAGNPTRIDIYGPPGLNEYLRACERYSYTHLSYPLKVHTVQPGLIYEDEEFTVSCGPLKHRVTAFGYRVVEKDRPGRFNVEKAAQLGIPSGPIYGKLKRGDQVTLPDGRQINGADLCEPTEIGRKIAYCTDTVYCDGAVELAQDADVLIHEATFAHQDAQLAFDRLHSTSTMAAQTALGAGARHLIMTHFSPRYAPGNDIQLNDLLAEARSIFPSTEMAYDFLTYEVARRRD from the coding sequence GTGCAGATTACTTTTTTGGGCACAAGCTCTGGTGTACCAACGCGATCGCGCAATGTTTCTAGCGTTGCCTTGCGCCTGCCTCAGCGGGCTGAATTTTGGCTGTTTGACTGCGGCGAAGGCACTCAGCACCAATTACTGCGAAGTGACCTCAAAATCAGCCAGCTGACTCGCATTTTTATTACTCACCTGCACGGCGATCACATATTTGGCTTGATGGGTCTTTTGGCAACCGCTGGTTTGGCTGGCAATCCCACTAGAATTGATATTTACGGGCCTCCAGGTCTAAATGAATACCTGCGAGCCTGCGAACGTTATTCTTATACTCATCTTTCCTATCCGCTCAAGGTGCATACCGTTCAGCCTGGATTAATCTACGAGGATGAGGAATTCACCGTCAGTTGCGGGCCTCTAAAGCATCGCGTCACCGCTTTCGGCTATCGGGTGGTGGAAAAAGACCGGCCTGGGCGTTTTAATGTAGAAAAAGCAGCCCAGTTGGGCATTCCCTCTGGCCCTATCTACGGCAAACTCAAACGCGGCGACCAAGTTACGCTTCCAGATGGGCGTCAAATTAATGGGGCTGATTTATGCGAACCAACGGAAATAGGGCGGAAAATTGCTTATTGTACTGACACGGTTTATTGCGATGGCGCTGTGGAATTAGCACAAGATGCGGATGTGTTAATTCACGAAGCTACTTTTGCTCACCAAGATGCACAGCTTGCTTTCGATCGCTTGCACTCAACCTCGACTATGGCGGCGCAGACGGCTTTGGGAGCGGGTGCAAGGCATCTCATTATGACTCATTTCAGCCCCCGCTACGCCCCTGGAAATGACATTCAGTTAAACGACCTGCTTGCGGAAGCGCGATCGATTTTCCCAAGTACGGAAATGGCTTATGACTTCTTGACTTATGAAGTAGCCCGAAGAAGGGACTAG